CCATTTCCTCTAGACAAATTAGGTACTGGGCGCAAGTCTTTGCTATTCATGGTACTAACTCTTTTCTTCCCACAAATCATGCTTCAACGGCTAAAACGAAGCTAGAAGCGATTAATTTAATGTGGACGAATGGCTGGTCTCTGACGCACACTAGTGCCTTCTTAAACCTCTCGACCCCTGGAACACTCTCTGTTTGGCTAAAAAGATACAGAGAACAAGGTATTAAAGGGCTCGAGCCTCAGAAAGTAGGCAGACCTCTTATGAAACAGCAACCTCAACATCCTATTACATCCGATGATGATAAGACTTTGGAGGAGCTGAAAGAGGAGTTAGCGTACTTGAGAGCGGAGAATGCTGTCCTAAAAAAGTTAGAGGAGTTAGAGCAGGAAAAGAGACGCCGTCAAATAAAGAAAAAACGGTAATTGCTCTAACTCTCAGAGAAATACACCCACTAAAACACTTGCTCCAAGCACTCGAGCTGCCAAAAAGTGTGTTCTACTATCAAGTACAAGCGAGTAAGCGCTCGGATAGCTATACGATTGAACGAGAGTTAATTAAATCAATTTATCATGAGCATAAGGGTCGGTATGGGTACCGCCGTATTCACCTTGAGTTAAAGAAGCTGGAGTTCGTAATAAACCACAAGACGGTCCAGCGACTGATGGAAGAACTAGGTCTAAAATCAACCGTTAGACCCAAGAAGTATCGCTCTTATCGAGGGGAAACAGGCAAAAGTGCGCCAAATATCTTAGAAAGAGACTTCACGGCAACTAAACCAGATGAAAAATGGGTAACCGATGTTACTGAGTTCAAAGTAAAAGGCCAAAAAGTCTATCTGTCACCAGTGGTTGACTTGTTTACTCAAGAGGTTGTCGCTTATAAAGTCGCCAAGAACGCACGATTGCCTCTTGTGACTGATATGCTAACAGAAGCGATCTCGAAGCTGGATAAGCACTCAAAACCGATCATACATAGTGATCAAGGCTGGCAATATCGACATCAGTTATATCAGAAGAAAATTACCGATAATGGGTTAACACAGAGCATGTCGAGAAAAGGGAACTGTTTAGATAATGCAGTGGCAGAGAACTTCTTCGCACTGCTTAAGACAGAGATGTACCACAATCAATCATTTAATGATGCCAACGATCTTATAGAGCAGATTGAAGAGTATATCGAGTATTACAACACCAAGCGGATTAAGGTAAAACTAAAAGGCCTGACTCCGATTGAATATCGAAATCAGGCCTTGCAAGCCGCTTAACAGAAATGTCCAACTTTATGGGGTCACTTCAATGAAGGGCTTCAATGTGCTTATTTATGTAAAATCAACTAAATAAGCGTTTTATTGATTTCCGTCAGTACTGCTGCTGGATCTGCTGCCTGAGTGATAGGGCGACCAATCACTAGGTAATCTGAACCTGCATTAATTGCTTCTACTGGAGTCATAATGCGTTTCTGGTCACCAACCGCAGCACCAGCTGGTCGAATGCCTGGGGTTACAAGCTTAAAGCTCTCGCCAAGGTCTGTTTTAAGTAAGTTCGCTTCTTGAGCAGAACAAACCACGCCATCTAGGCCCGAGTTTTTAGTCAGAGTCGCCAAACGCAACACTTGCTTTTGAGGCTCTAGATCCAGACCGATACCTGCAAGATCTTGCTGCTCCATGCTAGTGAGCACGGTTACACCAATCAGCAGAGGACGATCTTTACCATATGGTTCAAGGATCTCGCGAGAG
This portion of the Vibrio sp. SCSIO 43136 genome encodes:
- a CDS encoding helix-turn-helix domain-containing protein, with translation MSKYSRELKCIIAKQCLSGVPSRLLAKEYSISSRQIRYWAQVFAIHGTNSFLPTNHASTAKTKLEAINLMWTNGWSLTHTSAFLNLSTPGTLSVWLKRYREQGIKGLEPQKVGRPLMKQQPQHPITSDDDKTLEELKEELAYLRAENAVLKKLEELEQEKRRRQIKKKR
- a CDS encoding IS3 family transposase — its product is MHPLKHLLQALELPKSVFYYQVQASKRSDSYTIERELIKSIYHEHKGRYGYRRIHLELKKLEFVINHKTVQRLMEELGLKSTVRPKKYRSYRGETGKSAPNILERDFTATKPDEKWVTDVTEFKVKGQKVYLSPVVDLFTQEVVAYKVAKNARLPLVTDMLTEAISKLDKHSKPIIHSDQGWQYRHQLYQKKITDNGLTQSMSRKGNCLDNAVAENFFALLKTEMYHNQSFNDANDLIEQIEEYIEYYNTKRIKVKLKGLTPIEYRNQALQAA
- the pyrF gene encoding orotidine-5'-phosphate decarboxylase — encoded protein: MIDQKVIVALDYDNQADALAFVDRIDPASCRLKVGKEMFTLFGPEFVRELHKRGFSVFLDLKFHDIPNTCSKAVRAAAEMGVWMVNVHASGGERMMTASREILEPYGKDRPLLIGVTVLTSMEQQDLAGIGLDLEPQKQVLRLATLTKNSGLDGVVCSAQEANLLKTDLGESFKLVTPGIRPAGAAVGDQKRIMTPVEAINAGSDYLVIGRPITQAADPAAVLTEINKTLI